Proteins found in one Canis lupus baileyi chromosome 26, mCanLup2.hap1, whole genome shotgun sequence genomic segment:
- the WFDC2 gene encoding WAP four-disulfide core domain protein 2 isoform X2: MPACRPGPLAGALLLGLLLLGLPRVPGGEVEKTGVCPQLQADLNCTQECVSDAQCADNLKCCQAGCATICHLPNEKQGSCPQVNTDFPQLGLCQDQCQVDSHCPGLLKCCYNGCGKVSCVTPIF, translated from the exons ATGCCTGCCTGCCGCCCCGGTCCTCTGGCCGGCgccctgctcctgggcctgctgcTGCTCGGCCTCCCCCGGGTCCCAG GCGGAGAAGTGGAGAAGACCGGCGTGTGCCCCCAGCTACAGGCGGACCTGAACTGTACACAGGAGTGCGTCTCGGACGCCCAATGCGCAGACAACCTCAAGTGCTGCCAGGCCGGCTGCGCCACCATTTGTCACCTGCCCAACG aaAAGCAGGGTTCCTGCCCCCAGGTGAACACTGACTTCCCCCAGCTCGGCCTCTGTCAGGACCAGTGCCAGGTGGACAGTCACTGTCCAGGCCTGTTAAAATGCTGCTACAATGGTTGCGGGAAGGTGTCCTGTGTCACTCCCATCTTCTGA
- the WFDC2 gene encoding WAP four-disulfide core domain protein 2 isoform X1 codes for MPACRPGPLAGALLLGLLLLGLPRVPGGGRLPRLGLRAPLTVHLPGGEVEKTGVCPQLQADLNCTQECVSDAQCADNLKCCQAGCATICHLPNEKQGSCPQVNTDFPQLGLCQDQCQVDSHCPGLLKCCYNGCGKVSCVTPIF; via the exons ATGCCTGCCTGCCGCCCCGGTCCTCTGGCCGGCgccctgctcctgggcctgctgcTGCTCGGCCTCCCCCGGGTCCCAG gAGGTGGGCGTCTTCCCAGACTCGGGCTCCGCGCCCCCCTGACCGTGCACCTCCCAGGCGGAGAAGTGGAGAAGACCGGCGTGTGCCCCCAGCTACAGGCGGACCTGAACTGTACACAGGAGTGCGTCTCGGACGCCCAATGCGCAGACAACCTCAAGTGCTGCCAGGCCGGCTGCGCCACCATTTGTCACCTGCCCAACG aaAAGCAGGGTTCCTGCCCCCAGGTGAACACTGACTTCCCCCAGCTCGGCCTCTGTCAGGACCAGTGCCAGGTGGACAGTCACTGTCCAGGCCTGTTAAAATGCTGCTACAATGGTTGCGGGAAGGTGTCCTGTGTCACTCCCATCTTCTGA